From Scomber japonicus isolate fScoJap1 chromosome 22, fScoJap1.pri, whole genome shotgun sequence, one genomic window encodes:
- the LOC128383847 gene encoding uncharacterized protein LOC128383847, producing the protein MMTSPVFVLYLTCLFMGKMAQTTSLKSSSSVHQDSGFISANVGGNVTLHCFYKGDFSVRFHWYKQTLGQRPRLISTSYEYEIKYTLHNEFKNSSRFTLDKNHLTITDLQISDSATYYCAVGNSVILEFAKGAIISVKRPVLVHQSASESIQPGGSVTLNCTVHTGTCDDGEHSVYWFKYSEESHPGLIYTHGGKNDPCERNNNTQTHTCVYNLPMKSLNPSHAGTYYCAVASCGHILFGNGTKLDVGNEVDSLVLVYFLSGALAFTTILSVLLAFSMYKMKRNSFQSTESQATFSAPSVTNGEGHQDTDNLHYAALSVKLPNRSRRVKNNSNNECVYSSVK; encoded by the exons ATGATGACATCTCCAGTGTTTGTTCTCTATCTCACATGTCTGTTTATGGGGAAAATGG ctcagacAACTTCTCTTAAATCCTCCTCATCTGTTCATCAAGACAGTGGTTTTATATCAGCTAATGTTGGTGGCAACGTAACGCTGCATTGTTTCTACAAAGGTGATTTCTCAGTGAGGTTTCACTGGTACAAGCAAACTCTGGGACAGAGACCAAGGCTCATCTCCACCTCCTATgagtatgaaataaaatacactctTCATAATGAATTCAAGAACAGTTCACGTTTCACACTGGACAAAAATCATTTGACGATCACAGATTTGCAGATTTCAGACTCAGCTACATACTACTGTGCAGTTGGTAATTCAGTGATATTAGAATTTGCAAAGGGAGCTATTATCAGTGTAAAACGTCCGGTTTTGGTGCATCAGTCGGCATCTGAGAGCATCCAGCCAGGaggctctgtgactctgaactgtacagtacacactgggACCTGTGATGATGGAGAACACAGTGTTTACTGGTTCAAATACTCTGAAGAATCTCATCCaggactcatttacacacatggagGCAAGAATGATCCGTGTGAGAggaacaacaacacacaaacacacacctgtgtctaCAACTTGccgatgaagagtctgaatccTTCTCATGCTGGGACCTACTACTGTGCTGTCGCCTCATGTGGACACATACTGTTTGGAAACGGGACCAAGCTGGATGTTGGCA ATGAGGTAGACTCTCTTGTCTTGGTGTATTTCTTGAGTGGAGCTTTGGCGTTCACCACCATCCTCAGTGTTTTACTGGCTTTCTCAATGTAcaagatgaagagaaacagCTTTCAATCTACAG AGTCTCAAGCAACATTTTCAGCTCCCTCTGTGACAAATGGCGAg GGTCACCAAGACACAGACAACCTGCATTATGCTGCTTTAAGTGTGAAGCTGCCCAACAGATCAAGAAGAGTGAAGAACAACTCCaacaatgaatgtgtgtactCCAGTGTAAAGTAG
- the LOC128384037 gene encoding uncharacterized protein LOC128384037 encodes MMTSPVFVLYLTCMFVGKMAQTTSLKSSSSVYQDSGFISANISDNVTLHCFYKGDFSVRFHWYKQTLGQRPRLISTSYEYEIKYTLHNEFKNSSRFTLDKNHLTITHLQISDSATYYCAVGNSVILEFAKGAIISVKRPVLVHQSASESIQPGGSVTLNCTVHTGTCDDGEHSVYWFKYSEESHPGLIYTHGGRNDQCERNTSTQTHTCVYNLPMKSLNLSHAGTYYCAVASCGQILFGDGTKLDVGNEVDCFVLVYFLSGALAFTILSVLLSFSMYKMNKSNSDQSYQGYKDRDTLYYCASSKNLTNRQKDQIWSECVYYSVKQ; translated from the exons ATGATGACATCTCCAGTGTTTGTTCTCTATCTCACATGTATGTTTGTGGGCAAAATGG CTCAGACAACTTCtctgaaatcctcctcatctgtTTATCAAGACAGTGGTTTTATATCAGCTAATATTAGTGACAACGTAACGCTGCATTGTTTCTACAAAGGTGATTTCTCAGTGAGGTTTCACTGGTACAAGCAAACTCTGGGACAGAGACCAAGGCTCATCTCCACCTCCTATgagtatgaaataaaatacactctTCATAATGAATTCAAGAACAGTTCACGTTTCACACTGGACAAAAATCATTTGACGATCACACATTTGCAGATTTCAGATTCAGCTACGTACTACTGTGCAGTTGGTAATTCAGTGATATTAGAATTTGCAAAGGGAGCTATTATCAGTGTAAAACGTCCGGTTTTGGTGCATCAGTCGGCATCTGAGAGCATCCAGCCAGGaggctctgtgactctgaactgtacagtacacactgggACCTGTGATGATGGAGAACACAGTGTTTACTGGTTCAAATACTCTGAAGAATCTCATCCaggactcatttacacacatggaggcaggaatgatcagtgtgagaggaacaccagcacacaaacacatacctgTGTCTACAACTTGccgatgaagagtctgaatctTTCTCATGCTGGGACCTACTACTGTGCTGTCGCCTCATGTGGACAGATACTGTTTGGAGACGGGACCAAGCTGGATGTTGGCA ATGAGGTAGACTGTTTTGTCTTGGTGTATTTCTTGAGTGGAGCTTTGGCGTTCACCATCCTCAGTGTTTTACTGTCTTTCTCAATGTACAAGATGAACAAGAGCAACAGTGACCAAA GTTACCAGGGTTACAAAGACAGAGACACCTTGTATTATTGCGCTTCAAGTAAGAACCTGACCAACAGACAGAAGGACCAAATCTggagtgaatgtgtgtactaCAGCGTAAAGCAGTAG
- the LOC128383973 gene encoding immunoglobulin kappa light chain-like, whose product MMTSPVFVLYLTCLFMGKMAQTTALKSSSSVHQDSGFISANVGDNVTLHCFYKGDFSVRFHWYKQTLGQRPTLISTSYEYEIKYTLHNEFKNSSRFTVDKNHLTITHLQISDSATYYCAVGNSVILEFAKGAIISVKRPVLVHQSASESIQPGGSVTLNCTVHTGTCDDGEHSVYWFKYSEESHPGLIYTHGGRNDQCERNTNTQTHTCVYNLPMKSLDLSHAGTYYCAVASCGQILFGNGTKLDVGNQVDCFVLVYFLSGALAFTILSVLLAFSMYKMNKSNSGQLTEGYEDRDNLYYCASSKNLTNRQKDQIWSECVYYSVKQ is encoded by the exons ATGATGACATCTCCAGTGTTTGTTCTCTATCTCACATGTCTGTTCATGGGGAAAATGG CTCAGACAACTGCtctgaaatcctcctcatctgtTCATCAAGACAGTGGTTTTATATCAGCTAATGTTGGTGACAACGTAACGCTGCATTGTTTCTACAAAGGTGATTTCTCAGTGAGGTTTCACTGGTACAAGCAAACTCTGGGACAGAGACCAACGCTCATCTCCACCTCCTATgagtatgaaataaaatacactctTCATAATGAATTCAAGAACAGTTCACGTTTCACAGTGGACAAAAATCATTTGACGATCACACATTTGCAGATTTCAGACTCAGCTACTTACTACTGTGCAGTTGGTAATTCAGTGATATTAGAATTTGCAAAGGGAGCTATTATCAGTGTAAAACGTCCGGTTTTGGTGCATCAGTCGGCATCTGAGAGCATCCAGCCAGGaggctctgtgactctgaactgtacagtacacactgggACCTGTGATGATGGAGAACACAGTGTTTACTGGTTCAAATACTCTGAAGAATCTCATCCaggactcatttacacacatggaggcaggaatgatcagtgtgagaggaacaccaacacacaaacacacacctgtgtctaCAACTTGCCGATGAAGAGTCTGGATCTTTCTCATGCTGGGACCTACTACTGTGCAGTCGCCTCATGTGGACAGATACTGTTTGGAAATGGGACCAAGCTGGATGTTGGCA ATCAGGTGGACTGTTTTGTCTTGGTGTATTTCTTGAGTGGAGCTTTGGCGTTCACCATCCTCAGTGTTTTACTGGCTTTCTCAATGTACAAGATGAACAAGAGCAACAGTGGACAATTAACAG AGGGTTACGAAGACAGAGACAACTTGTATTATTGCGCTTCAAGTAAGAACCTGACCAACAGACAGAAGGACCAAATCTggagtgaatgtgtgtactaCAGTGTAAAGCAGTAG
- the LOC128383428 gene encoding uncharacterized protein LOC128383428, whose translation MSVVGRNGSKLTKKCFIFHFISAQTTALKFTSSAGQDSGFISANVGDSVTLLCPREDYPATRVYWYKQTLAQKPRLISTLNTFDTNSTFYDEFKNNRRFTLETDNGNNHLTITELQISDSATYYCVRYYLYKLIFSENIIVNVKGSGLNIQALVRQSASESIQPGGSVTLNCTVHTGTCDDGEHSVYWFKYSEESHPGLIYTHGGRNDQCERNTNTQTHTCVYKLPMKSLNLSHAGTYYCAVASCGQILFGNGTKLDVGNEVDCFVLVYFLSGVLVFTIILSVLLAFSMYKMNKSNSGQSYQGYKDTDNLYYCASSENLSNRQKDQIWSECVYYSVKQ comes from the exons ATGTCTGTTGTGGGCCGAAATGg AAGTAAgttaacaaaaaaatgttttatttttcatttcatttcagctcaaacAACTGCTCTGAAATTCACCTCATCTGCTGGTCAAGACAGTGGTTTTATATCAGCTAATGTTGGTGACAGTGTAACTTTACTATGTCCCCGTGAAGATTATCCTGCAACAAGGGTTTACTGGTATAAGCAAACGCTGGCACAGAAACCAAGGCTCATCTCCACTTTGAATACTTTTGACACAAATAGCACTTTTTATGATGAATTCAAGAACAATCGACGCTTCACACTGGAGACtgataatggaaataatcacTTGACGATCACAGAGTTGCAGATTTCAGACTCAGCTACTTACTACTGTGTTAGATACTATTTATACAAGTTAATATTTTCAGAGAACATTATTGTCAATGTAAAGGGTTCAGGTTTAAACATCCAAGCTTTGGTGCGTCAGTCGGCATCTGAGAGCATCCAGCCAGGaggctctgtgactctgaactgtacagtacacactgggACCTGTGATGATGGAGAACACAGTGTTTACTGGTTCAAATACTCTGAAGAATCTCATCCaggactcatttacacacatggaggcaggaatgatcagtgtgagaggaacaccaacacacaaacacacacctgtgtctaTAAGTTGccgatgaagagtctgaatctTTCGCATGCTGGGACCTACTACTGTGCTGTCGCCTCATGTGGACAGATACTGTTTGGAAACGGCACCAAGCTGGATGTTGGCA ATGAGGTGGACTGTTTTGTCTTGGTGTATTTCTTGAGTGGAGTTTTGGTGTTCACCATCATCCTCAGTGTTTTACTGGCTTTCTCAATGTACAAGATGAACAAGAGCAACAGTGGCCAAA GTTACCAGGGTtacaaagacacagacaacCTGTATTATTGCGCTTCATCTGAGAACCTGTCCAACAGACAGAAGGACCAAATCTggagtgaatgtgtgtactaCAGCGTAAAGCAGTAG
- the LOC128383810 gene encoding uncharacterized protein LOC128383810 — protein MMTSPVFVLYLTCLFLGKMAQTTALKSSSSVHQHNGFISANGSDSVSLRCSDKRDIMGKLYWYKQTLGEKPRLISSFYEFDKNYTFYNEFDNNPRFTLDTDNGNNHLTITHLQISDSAIYYCVSCSLNILHFLEVITLNVKGSGLNIQALVHQSASESIQPGGSVTLNCTVHTGTCDDGEHSVYWFKNSAESHPGLIYTHGGRNDQCERNTNTQTHTCVYNLPMKSLNLSHAGTYYCAVASCGQILFGNGTKLDVCSKADSLVLVYFLSGALAFTTILSVLLAFSMYKMKRNSFQSAESQATCSAPSVTNGEGHQDTDNLHYAALSVKLPNRSRRVKNNSNNECVYSSVK, from the exons ATGATGACATCTCCAGTGTTTGTTCTCTATCTCACATGTCTGTTTTTGGGCAAAATGG CTCAGACAACTGCtctgaaatcctcctcatctgtTCATCAACACAATGGTTTTATATCAGCTAATGGTAGTGACAGCGTATCTCTGCGATGTTCTGATAAACGTGACATTATGGGAAAGCTTTACTGGTATAAGCAAACTCTGGGAGAGAAACCAAGACTCATCTCCTCCTTCTATGAGTTTGATAAAAATTACACTTTTTATAATGAATTTGACAACAATCCACGCTTCACACTGGACACtgataatggaaataatcacTTGACGATCACACATTTGCAGATTTCAGACTCAGCTATTTACTACTGTGTTAGTTGTTCTTTGaacattttacactttttgGAGGTCATTACTCTCAATGTAAAGGGTTCAGGTTTAAACATCCAAGCTTTGGTGCATCAGTCGGCATCTGAGAGCATCCAGCCAGGaggctctgtgactctgaactgtacagtacacactgggACCTGTGATGATGGAGAACACAGTGTTTACTGGTTCAAAAACTCTGCAGAATCTCATCCaggactcatttacacacatggaggcaggaatgatcagtgtgagaggaacaccaacacacaaacacacacctgtgtttaCAACTTGccgatgaagagtctgaatctTTCTCATGCTGGGACCTACTACTGTGCTGTCGCCTCATGTGGACAGATACTGTTTGGAAACGGGACCAAGCTGGATGTTTGCAGTAAG GCAGACTCTCTTGTCTTGGTGTATTTCTTGAGTGGAGCTTTGGCGTTCACCACCATCCTCAGTGTTTTACTGGCTTTCTCAATGTAcaagatgaagagaaacagCTTTCAATCTGCAG AGTCTCAAGCAACATGTTCTGCTCCCTCTGTGACAAATGGCGAG GGTCACCAAGACACAGACAACCTGCATTATGCTGCTTTAAGTGTGAAGCTGCCCAACAGATCAAGAAGAGTGAAGAACAACTCCaacaatgaatgtgtgtactCCAGTGTAAAGTAG
- the LOC128383429 gene encoding uncharacterized protein LOC128383429: MMTSPVFVLGLTCLFMGKMAQVTGLKSSSSVHEISGFISRNVGDSITLQCSDKPNVVAKLYWFKQTLGQKPRLISTFYGFDKNYTFYNEFKNNPRFTLDTGNSKNYLTITHLQILDSATYYCVGSYFKSLEFLEVTMLNVMGSGLNIQALVHQSASKSIQPGGSVTLNCTVHTGTCDDGEHSVYWFKYSEESHPGLIYTHGGRNDQCKRNTNTQTHTCVYNLPMQSLNPSHDGTYYCAVALCGQILFGNGTKLDVRNEVDSLVLVYFLSGALAFTTILSVLLAFSMYKMKRNSFLSIASEATFSAPHATIDEVHQDTDNLQYAALSVKLPNRSRRVKNNSNNECVYSSVK; this comes from the exons ATGATGACATCTCCTGTGTTTGTTCTCGGTCTCACATGTCTGTTCATGGGGAAAATGG CCCAGGTGACTGGcctgaaatcctcctcatctgtTCATGAAATCAGTGGTTTTATATCACGTAATGTTGGTGACAGCATAACTTTGCAATGTTCTGATAAACCTAACGTTGTGGCAAAGCTCTACTGGTTTAAGCAAACTCTGGGTCAGAAACCAAGACTCATCTCCACCTTCTATGGGTTTGACAAAAATTACACTTTTTATAATGAATTCAAGAACAATCCACGCTTCACACTGGACACTGGAAACAGTAAAAATTACTTGACGATCACACATTTGCAGATTTTAGACTCAGCTACTTACTACTGTGTTGGttcttattttaaaagtttagaaTTTTTGGAGGTCACTATGCTCAATGTAATGGGTTCAGGTTTGAACATCCAAGCTTTGGTGCATCAGTCGGCATCTAAAAGCATCCAGCCAGGaggctctgtgactctgaactgtacagtacacactgggACCTGTGATGATGGAGAACACAGTGTTTACTGGTTCAAATACTCTGAAGAATCTCATCCaggactcatttacacacatggagGCAGGAATGATCAGTGTAAGAggaacaccaacacacaaacacacacctgtgtctaCAACTTGCCGATGCAGAGTCTGAATCCTTCTCATGATGGGACCTACTACTGTGCTGTCGCCCTATGTGGACAGATACTGTTTGGAAACGGGACCAAACTGGATGTTCGCA ATGAGGTAGACTCTCTTGTCTTGGTGTATTTCTTGAGTGGAGCTTTGGCGTTCACCACCATCCTCAGTGTTTTACTGGCTTTCTCAATGTAcaagatgaagagaaacagCTTTCTATCTATAG CATCTGAAGCAACATTTTCAGCTCCTCATGCAACAATTGATGAG GTTCACCAAGACACAGACAACCTGCAATATGCTGCTTTAAGTGTGAAGCTGCCCAACAGATCAAGAAGAGTGAAGAACAACTCCaacaatgaatgtgtgtactCCAGTGTAAAGTAG